Part of the Arthrobacter gengyunqii genome is shown below.
GGTCCAAGCTGCTAGCCCTCAGGGCGGGGTCTGGTCTGCACATGAGGGGCGCGGTGCCCATGACCAAGCCTTGGGCATGACGTATGCGCTGTTATCGGCGTTTTGCGGCTGTCCCGTTCGTGGAATCTTGGAGCTTGGGCTTCTGTACGCGGACAGTTTTCATCCGGCCCCAAGCGTGGCTCCGTGAGCTTCCTTCTCAGTCGCCGCCAGCCATGAGGCTATGTCGGCCATGACTTGGGTCGGGCGGGGGGTCGTGGCGTGGACCCGGAGTTCGAGGTAATCTGCGTCGTCGATGTTGAGGGAAGGCAGGTCGTTCTCGCGTAGTCTGACGACGCGGTATCCGGCGGCCAGCAGATCCAGGGTCTTGCGCTGGTCGACGAGGAGCTTGGGTGCCGGGGCATGCCAGTAGGCCCCGTCGTATTCGATGGCGATCTTGGTGTCCCCATGTTGGGCGAGGATGTCCACCGTCCAGCTTTTGCGGGTTGCGAACGCAGGGTCGGTTACGGTGGCGCCGGAGCGAGCATCGGTGAACACCTGCTTGGCCGCATCCAGGTGGTCAAGCTCGACCCGGGACTTGCCGGTCTGGCGGCACTCGGGGCATTCGGAACCGGCGGAGCGCGATGCGAGCGGGGCTTGCCAATGGTGTCCGCCGTCGACAGAGCACACCCACTTCGGGGTAAAGGCGGTCTGTGCGGTGGGCCGGACGTGCCATCCGGTAACCGGGTTTTCACTGCTCCATTCGCTGGCGAGGCCGGGGTCCACCCAGGCGAGCGAATCGAGGATCGTCCGGCACTCTGGGCAGCGCTGGCGTTTGTGTTTGTTCCGGTCGCCGACAGGTTCCTGCCATTCGTGGCCGCAGCAGTCGGCCAGCCACCAGACGACGCGCTTGGAATTGGGGCCGACGCTGTCAGGTGTCCACCGGGTGCCGTTGCGGGTGGGATGCCACTGGCCGGCGATTTCGGGCAGCGCTTGGGCGAGGGTGGGCCGGCTCTGGCTTGCGGTTTCGGACAGGGCTCGGCAGAACTGGCAGCCTGATTTTAGGTAGGTATACGGGCTTGTCCTTGGGCGGTGGCCGTTGGCGCACCTGAATCGCCGAAGGCCCTGCCCGGCGACCATCACCGTGGAGGGGTCGGCTTCGTCGTCCCATGCCGCGACTAGTTCGGGCATCTCGGCGACGGGAGTGCGCTTCAGCCGCTCGTAGTCGGCACTCCACTGTTTATCCCGGGCGGACCGGCATGCGGGGCATTCCGGGTGGTCCGTCATCTCGTAGACCTTGGCGGAAAACTTGTGGCCGCAGTCCGGACACGCCCATTGGCATTCACGGCGGGCGCGAAGCGTGACTGTCTGCAAGGCAGCCGCATTGTTGCCCTCATGGTCCCACCATGTCAGGGCTGGATTGCCGGAGTCTGCTAGGAGGTTCTTGGTTCTGCCGCCGCGCGGTTTCCCCGCCACCGGGCTGCTGGACGGGCCGTTACGGGTGCAGGTGCAACCCCATCTGATGTCTCCTGGACGCTGGGCTTCCTGGCGGCCGCAAATCCGGCAACGGGTCAGAACAGGGTGGTTGTCGCTGGGCAGCCCGACGATCTCCTCGACGGTATCGAAGCCGTTGCTGTTCAGATGTTCGCACAGTGCGTTGGCGCTGACAGGGGTGGTGATGCCGGACACGCGGTTGGCCATCTCGGCCCATTCCGTCCAGAAGCAGCGGCGGCAGGCAGGCTCATCCCGGGTCCGTAGCTCGAGCAGGTGGTCAAGCCGGTAGTCGCATTCAGCCCCGCAGTCCCGGCACCGGGTCAGCCACCGGCCGGTCTTTCCGGGGAACTCGGCAATCGGGTCCATCCGGAGTCCCGCGAGAATGTCAGTAAGGCACCCGACACACCACGCCGGCTTCGTCCGGGTGGTGAAGGCGGACTCTTTGCCGCATCCATCGGTTGAGCAGAGCTGTTCCCTGGTTGCCATGGTTCCCCCGATTCCTGATCCTGGTGCCAGTCTGACAGATCCGTCAGTAAGGGTCCTTTTTAGCCCGTGGTAGGCGCCTCGTTTTTGGGCCAGGGCGATGCGTTCGCGCTAACGCTCCTTGAGGAGGGGGCGGTGTGGCCAAGCCTTGGACGAGTCAAAGCTGTGACTGTCCATCGGGAGTGGTGGCTTTCACAGCTCAACTGGGCGGTTCTATGTCTTGCAAGCCATGGGTTTCAACACGCACAACGAGGCTGCAGACAAGACATCCTTGCGAGCATTTTCATCGGCAGGGTAAACGAGCACCACTGTGATGGTATCGACCAGTCGAAACCGCGCATGGCACCGGCTTGGGGTGGCCCAACACCGACAGCCAACGCGCCAATAATGAGATCAGGGTAAGTGGGACTACTGATCCAAAGGCGGTTGCGGGGTCACCATGGCCAAAGCTCGACGGGCTCACACCAGAAATCGTCGACGCCGCCCGCCAAACTCTCCTTATCGGCCATTAAAGGTCGCTAGAAACAGGCCGGTTATCTGTGCGACTCACAGTCAACGTGTCTCGCAGCTGAAGAGACATAGAAAGCGTGGGTTATGAGACAAGGTTGTACGGTGAGGGCATGCTTGATGCCCCTCTTGTCGTTTCCGTTTCGGCGCTCGCGTTCACCGTTGGTTCTTTCTATTGGTTGCAGGCGCGTACGGGCCGACTCAAGGTATACCCCGTGTCTACTTTTAGCGGCAGTGCGGCCGACCCATCCTTTCTTCTCCGGCTGCCAATCATGATCTATAACAGCGGAGCAAAACCCCGTGTAGTGAGCGGCCTGCGGCTTCGCTTCCACGGCGAGGAATCGGCCCTCTTGGAGTGCCATACCTTCCGTGTTGGTGTCCGGCCAACATCTGATGACATAGAGGATTTCTTCTACCCCTACGTCGTCCCTGGTCGGGAGGTCGTAACTAAGTTCGCCCATTTTCGAGGCGAAGGATTCCTACGATTGCTCACAGATAGACCCTCGTCGTTCGTAGTGCAGGTCCAACACGAGGGTAAGAATAAGTGGAAAGCTCTCGGCGAAGTCGTAGTGCACACTGAGACCATGTACACGGGGAGCTACATTTCGTACAGCAACAACCCAGGTGTGTGGTCCGAGGACATGCTCGGTAAGGCAAAGGAGTGGCGAGCCAAGCTCGCCGCCAAACCTGAGCCCCCTAATGGTGGGCCTATGCCGGAAGAAGGCGGAGGGGCACCCTAAATAGGGGTGGGGAGGACCCCGCGAGGGGCTGCGGACCTCCTCTGTAGCCTTAGCCGCTCCCTACCTAGGGTTGGAACGACGGGCATCTCGCCTCTGGTCGAGCCCGGCCAACAGCTCCTCGATTCGCGCCAATAACTGGGGTTGGGCTACTGACCCGTCGGGTAATCCCTCGAAGATCTGGAGGTCTACGAGAACGCCGGATCTATCGTCCTTAAAAACCGGGGAACACCCAGCAGTGCCGCCACCACTGTTGAGAGACTGAGAACTGCTGCTTAAAGAAGTTCGGCTGACATCTTCCAATTCAACACCGTGATTGCTCCCCATTCAGTCCCGACACGGCTGCTCGCCATCCAGCTTTACGCGCCGAGGGCACAAGGCTGTGCCTCCCCCTGAGATGTGTCTGAACATTGTCCGGACTCCCGGAACTATGTACGGCAAGCTGCCGAGCACCAGGAACAAATCCATGCCCCTTGACGTGACCACCACCACATGTAATGCTGATCATATACGATTTCGTACTTGATCCAGGAGAGACATGTCCCCGAGCAACGACGCCACACCGGACACGCTGAAGCAGGCCGGCAAGGTCATCGCCGTCCACATCAACTACCCCTCACGGGCAGCAGAACGCGGACGCACCCCGGAACAGCCCTCCTACTTCCTGAAGCCCGGCTCCTCGCTGGCCCTGACCGGCGGCACGGTGGAACGCCCCGCAGGCTGCGAACTGCTCGGCTTCGAAGGCGAAATCGCCCTCATCATCGGCAAGACCGCCCGCCGGGTTTCCATTGAAGACGCGTGGAGCCACGTCGGGGGAGTGACCGCCAGCAACGACCTCGGCGTCTACGACCTGCGCTGGGCCGACAAAGGCTCCAACCTCCGCTCCAAGGGCGGCGACGGCTTCACCCCGGTAGGCCCGGCCATCCTGAACGCAGCAGAAGTCGCCCCGGCAGCACTGCGCATCCGCACCTGGGTCAACGGCGAGCTCGCCCAGGACGACACCACCGCAGATCTGCTGTTCCCGTTCAGCCAGCTGGTGGCCGACCTCTCCCAGCTGCTCACCCTGGAACCGGGCGACATGATCCTGACCGGAACCCCCGCCGGCGCCTCCGTGGCCGTCCCGGGCGACGTCATGGAAATCGAAGTGGACGTCCCCGCCACCGGAGCAACCACCGGACGCCTCAGCACCACCGTCATCGAGGGCACGACGCCGCTGGCTCCTTTCGGGGCGCAACCCAAGATTGACGACAAGCAGCGCGAAGAGGCCTGGGGCTCGGCCGAAAAGGCTGGCCTGGTGCCCGAGGAAGAGCAGAAAACGCTCACCCCCGAGCTGAAGGCGAAGCTGGAATCGGTCGCCACCGCCACGCTCAGCTCGCAGATGCGTGCCCGCGGCCTGAACAACGTCTCCATCGACGGCCTCACCGGCACCAAAACCGGCCGCAAGGTTGTCGGCACAGCCCGCACCCTGCGCTACGTCCCCAACCGCGAGGACCTCTTCAAGACGCACGGCGGCGGCTACAACGCGCAGAAGCGCGCCATCGACTCCGTCCGCGAAGGTGAAATCCTGGTCATGGAAGCCCGCGGCGAAAAGGGCACCGGTACCCTGGGCGACATCCTTGCCCTGCGCGCCCAGTACAACGGCGCCGCAGCCATCATCACGGACGGCGGCGTCCGCGACTACTCCACCGTGGCCGGCTTCGACCTGCCCGTCTACTGCGCCAACCCGCACCCCGCCGTGCTGGGCCGCCGCCACATCCCCTGGGACACGGACATCACCATTGCCTGCGGCGGCGCCACCGTCCAGCCCGGCGACATCATCGTGGCCGACGACGACGGCGTCCTCGTCATCCCGCCGGCCATCGCCGAGGAACTGGTGGAGGCCTGCATCGTCCAGGAACACCAGGAGGAGTTCATCGCCGAAATGGTGAAGGCCGGCCACGGCGTGGACGGCCTCTACCCGATGAACGCGGCCTGGAAGGAAAAGTACGAGGCCTGGGCGGCGGAACAGGCGTGAACACCGCCTCTGCCACCGGCGTAGACAGTGCAGGCGCCGCTTCAAAATCGGAGCAGGCGTACGCACAGCTGAAGGATCTGATCCTGTCCGGCGACTACAGCCCCGGCTACCGCCTGGTGCTCAGCAGCATCGCCAATGACATGGGCTTCAGCGTCGTTCCGGTGCGCGAAGCCATCCGCCGGCTTGAAGCCGAAGGCCTCGTCACGTTCGAACGCAACGTCGGAGCCGCCGTCGCCGGCATTGATCCGGACCTGTACCTGCACACCATGCAGACCCTCAGCATCATCGAGGGTGCGGCAACGGCGCTGGCCGCCCCGAGCATCAGCACGGACGAGCTGGCGCAGGCCCGGGACCTGAACCGGCAGATGCGCGAGGTGCTGGACGCCTTTGACCCGGTCCGCTTCACCCAGCTCAACACCGAGTTCCACGCGCTGCTCTACAGCCGCTGCCCCAACCCGCACATTCTCGATCTCGTGCACCGGGGGTGGGGGAGGCTGGTCCGGATGCGCACCTCCACCTTCCGGTACGTGCCCGGACGGGCGCACGCCTCGGTGGAGGAACACGAGAACCTGCTGAATCTGATCGAGGCCAACGCTCCGGCGGCCGACGTCGAAGCCGCCGCCCGTGCGCACCGCACCAACACGCTCAATGCCTTCCTGGCCCAAAAGGGCCAAGCCCCGTCACCGATCTGACGCAGAACCACCTGACTTGTAACGACTGAGAACTTCGAACGCAGAAAGAGGAAATCCCATGGCTGAACATTTTGTCCCCGAGAACCTTCCCACCCACATCCAGCACTTCATCAACGGCAAGTTTGTCGACTCCGTCAACGGCGCCACCTTCGACGTCCTGGATCCGGTCACCAACCAGAACTACGCCACCGCCGCCGCAGGCCAGAAGGAAGACATCGACGCCGCCGTCGCTGCCGCCCGCGAAGCCTTCGTCAACGGTCCGTGGCCGAAAATGAAGCCGCGCGAACGCGCCCGCATCCTGAACAAAATCGCCGACGCCGTCGAAGCCCAGGAGGGCCGCCTGGCCGAAATGGAAACCTTCGACACCGGCCTGCCCATCACCCAGGCCAAGGGCCAGGCCCTGCGCGCCGCGGAGAACTTCCGCTTCTTCGCGGACCTGATCGTCGCCCAGTTCGACGACGCCATGAAGGTCCCCGGCAGCCAGATCAACTACGTGAACCGCAAGCCCATCGGCGTCGCCGGCCTGATCACGCCGTGGAACACCCCGTTCATGCTCGAGTCCTGGAAGCTCGCCCCGGCCCTGGCCACCGGCAACACCGTGGTGCTCAAGCCGGCCGAATTCACCCCGCTGTCCGCCTCGCTCTGGGCCGACATCTTCACCGAGGCCGGCGTTCCCGCCGGTGTCTTCAACCTGGTCAACGGCCTGGGCGAGGAAGCCGGCGACGCACTGGTGAAGCACCCGGACGTTCCGCTGATCTCCTTCACCGGCGAGACCACCACCGGCAAGACGATCTTCCGCAACGCCGCGGAGAACCTCAAGGGCATGTCCATGGAACTCGGCGGCAAGAGCCCCTGCGTGATCTTCGCCGACGCTGACTTGGACGCCGCCCTCGACTCGGCCCTGTTCGGCGTCTTCTCGCTCAACGGCGAACGATGCACTGCCGGCTCCCGCATCCTGGTGGAACGCCCGGTCTACGACCAGTTCTGCGAGCGGTTTGCCGCCCGCGCCAAGACCATTGTCGTCGGCGACCCGCACGATCCGAAGACCCAGGTGGGCGCCCTGGTGCACCCCGAGCACTTCAAGAAGGTTGCCTCCTATGTGGAGATCGGCAAGACCGAAGGCCGGCTGCTCGCCGGCGGCGGCCGCCCCGAAGGCCTGGAAGAGGGCAACTACATAGCCCCCACCGTCTTCGCCGACGTAAAGCCCGACGCACGGATCTTCCAGGAGGAAATCTTCGGTCCCGTCGTCGCGATCACCCCGTTCGACACCGAAGCCGAGGCGCTGGAACTGGCCAACAACACCAAGTACGGCCTGGCCGCCTACATCTGGACGCAGGACCTCACACGCGCGCACAACTTCGCGCAGAACACCGAGGCCGGCATGGTGTGGCTCAACAGCCACAACGTCCGCGACCTGCGCACCCCGTTCGGCGGCGTGAAGTCCTCCGGCCTGGGCCACGAGGGCGGCTACCGCTCCATCGATTTCTACACCGACCAGCAGGCCGTGCACATCACCCTGGGCAAGGTCCACACGCCCAAGTTCGGGACCGACGACGCCGCCAAGGTTGACGGCTAACCCCCACCCGCACTCTTTCCCCACATTTCTTGCAAAGGAGCATCACCATGAGCGTTTCAGCCCTCAACCCCAACCCGATCCCCACGCCGAGCATCCAGCCGCCGGACATTGTCCGCTGCGCCTACATGGAGCTCATCGTCACCGACCTGGCGAAGTCCCGCGAGTTCTACGTGGACGTGCTGGGCCTGCACGTCACTGAAGAGGATGACGAGGTAATCTACCTGCGCTCCCTCGAGGAGTTCATCCACCACAACCTGGTGCTGCGCAAGGGACCCGTCGCCGCCGTCGCATCCTTCGCCTACCGGGTGCGCACCCCTGAAGACGTGGACGTGGCCGAGGCCTACTACAAGGAAATGGGTTGCCGCACCGAGCGTCGGGCAGAGGGATTCACCAAGGGCGTGGGCGACTCGGTCCGCGTGGAGGATCCGCTGGGCTTCCCTTACGAGTTCTTCTACACCGTGGACCATGTGGAGCGACTGACCCAGCGCTACGACCTCTACTCCGCCGGTGAGCTGGTGCGCCTGGACCACTTCAACCAGGTCACCCCCGATGTTCCCCGTGGCCGCGCCTACCTGGAGGACCTGGGCTTCCGCGTCTCCGAGGACATCAAGGATTCCGACGGCGTCACCTACGCCGCCTGGATGCACCGCAAGGACACCGTCCATGACACTGCGCTGACCGGTGGCGACGGCCCGCGCATGCACCACGTCGCTTTCGCCACCCACGAAAAGCACAACATCATCCAGATCTGCGACAAGATGGGCGCCCTGCGCATCTCCGACCGGATTGAGCGCGGCCCCGGCCGCCACGGCGTTTCCAACGCGTTCTACCTCTACATCCTGGATCCGGACGACCACCGCATCGAGATCTACACGCAGGACTACTACACCGGCGACCCGGACAACCCCACCATCACCTGGGATGTCCACGACAACCAGCGCCGCGACTGGTGGGGCAACCCCGTGGTTCCGTCTTGGTACACGGAGGCCTCCCTGGTCCTGGACCTGGACGGCAACCCGCAGCCGCTGGTGGCCCGCACCGATTCCTCCGAAATGGAGGTCACCGTCGGCGCCGACGGCTTCTCCTACACCCGGGGCGACGAGACCGACTACAAGGTCGGCTCCCAGCTCTAAGGACGACGACGACGGCGGCAGCGGCCGCTTCGATCAGCCGGCCGCCGCCGTCGTTCTCCCCTCAGCTTTAGCGAACAGAAAGTAGTGCCGTGCTGGATAAGAAGACCATCGAAGCGGTGGCCGATGAACTGTTGGACGCCAAGCGGACCCGGACCCCGGTGCCGCTGCTGACCGCCCGCTATCCCGAGATGACCATCGAAGATTCCTACGCCGTGCAGAACCTGTGGCGGGACCGGCTCCTGGACTCCGGCCGCACTCTGGCCGGACACAAGATCGGCCTGACGTCCAAGGCGATGCAGGCCGCCACCGGCATCACCGAACCGGACTACGGCGTCATCCTCGATGACATGGTGCTGGAAAACGGCTGCACCCTGCAGTGGGACGAGTACACCCACCCGCGGGTGGAGGTGGAACTGGCGTTTGTGCTGGGCAAGCCGCTCTCCGGACCGAACTGCACCCTGTTCGACGTCCTGGACGCCACCGACTACGTGGTGCCGGCACTGGAGATCCTGGATTCCCGGATCGAAATGAAGGGCCGGACCATCGTGGACACCATCTCGGATAACGCCGCCATGGGCGCCATGGTGGTCGGCGGAAACCCGGTGCGGCCCAAGGACGTGGACCTGCGCTGGGTCTCCGCCCTCCTGTACCGCAACCAGGGCATTGAAGAAACGGGCGTCGCTGCAGGAGTGCTGAACCACCCCGCCGCGGGCGTCTACTGGCTGGCGAACAAGCTTGCCGCGCACGGCACCACTTTGGAAGCCGGGGAAATCATCCTCGCCGGATCGTTCACCCGGCCCATGTGGGTCTACAAGGGCGATTCCGTTTACGCAGACTACGGACCGTTGGGAACCATCACATGCCGCTTCGAGTAACCCCCGAGGAAACCTTCGCCGCCCGGCTCGCCGCCGGCGGACGCCAGACCGGCATGTGGGTCTGCTCCGGCAGCCCGCTGGTCGCGGAAATCTGTGCCGGCGCCGGATTGGACTGGCTGCTGTTCGACGCCGAACACAGCCCCAACGGGCTGGAATCCCTGCTCGCCCAGCTGCAGGCCGTCCATGGTTATCCGGTGGCCCCGGTGGTCCGTCCGCCGTCGGGCGATCCCGTGCTGATCAAGCAGTACCTGGACCTGGGGGCGCAGAACCTGCTCATTCCCATGGTGGACACCGCCGAGCAGGCCGCCGAACTGGTCCGCGCCGTGCAGTATCCGCCGCACGGCATCCGCGGGGTGGGCAGCGCGCTGGCCCGGGCCTCCCGCTGGAACCGGATCGACGGATACCTCCAGAACGCCGGGGACTCCCTCACGCTGCTGGTCCAGATCGAGACCGCCGCCGCCGTGGCGAACGTAGCCGAGATTGCCGCGGTCGACGGCGTGGACGGGCTCTTCATCGGGCCGTCCGACCTCGCCGCATCCATGGGCCATCTGGGCCAGCAGGACCATCCCGAGGTGGTTGCCGCCGTCGAGCACTGCATCCGTGAAATCAAGGCCGCCGGCAAACCGGTGGGCGTGAACGCTTTCGCCGAGGCCACCGCCCGGCGCTACATCGACGCCGGAGCCGACTTCATCCTGGTCGGCGCCGACGTCGCACTCCTGGCCCGGGGCAGCGAAGCCCTGGCCGCCACCTACATATCCTCCGCGGACGACGACGCCCGCGCCAGTTACTGAATAAGGACCCACCCCATGGCTACCACTGCCAACACCGGCCCCCACGCCGGTGGATCCACCCCGCCAAAAACCTCCACGGACACCCGCAAGGTGGCCGTTGCCACGCTGATCGGCACCACTGTTGAGTGGTACGACTTCTTCATCTACGCCACCGCCGCCGGACTGGTCTTTTCCGAACTCTTCTTCAAACCGGCCGGCAGCGAGTTCGCCACCCTGGTCACCTTCGCGTCAGTGGGCCTGAGCTTCCTGTTCCGTCCGCTCGGCGCGTTCCTGGCCGGGCATTACGGAGACAAAATCGGCCGCAAGGCCATGCTGGTGCTGACCCTGCTGCTCATGGGCGGCGCCACCACGCTGATCGGCGTGCTGCCCACCCACGCCACTGCCGGACTCTGGGCACCCATCCTGCTGGTGCTCCTGCGCATCATCCAGGGCATCTCCGCCGGCGGCGAATGGGGCGGCGCGGTCCTGATGTCCGTGGAACACGCCCCGCGCAACAAGCGCGGACTCTTTGGCTCCTTCCCGCAGCTCGGGGTGCCGCTGGGCATGCTGCTGGCATCCGGCGTGACAGCGCTGATGACCGGCGTCATTTCTCCGGGCGACGCGTTCCTGGAGTGGGGCTGGCGGGTGCCGTTCCTGCTGAGCATCGTGCTCATTGTCGTGGGCTTCCTGGTGCGGATGTCCGTGAGCGAAAGCCCCGTCTTCGAGGAAATCGCGGAAAAGAAGAAGCAGACCCAGATGCCCATCGTGGAACTGATGAAGAACCACTGGAAGCTTGTGGTCCTGGCTGCCCTGGTGTTTGCCGGCAACAGTGCCGCGGGCTACATGACCACCGGCGGGTTCATCCTGAACTACTCCACCAACCCGGACGGCCCGGTCGCATTGGATCGCACCGATGTGCTGCTGGCGGTTTCCGGCTCCGCTGCACTGTGGTTCGCGTTCACCCTGGTCAGCGGGTTCATGGCGGACCGGATCGGCCGGAAAAAGACGTACCTGATCGGCTTCGCGTGCCTGGCGCTGACAGTGTTCCCGCTGTTCTGGCTGATCAACACCGGTGACATCTGGATCCTGTTCCTGGGCATGGCCCTGTTCACCGTCGGCCTTGGCCTGACCTACGGCCCGCAGGCGGCCTGGTACAGCGAGATCTTCCCGGCCTCCATCCGCTTCTCCGGTGTCTCGGTCTCCTACGCCCTGGGTGCGATCATCGGCGGTGCCTTCGCGCCGACCATTGCCTCCGCCCTGGTGAAGGCCACCGGTTCGACGACGGCGGTCTCGGCCTATCTGCTGGTCATGATCGTGTTGGCGGCAACGGCCACCACGATG
Proteins encoded:
- a CDS encoding zinc-ribbon domain-containing protein — translated: MATREQLCSTDGCGKESAFTTRTKPAWCVGCLTDILAGLRMDPIAEFPGKTGRWLTRCRDCGAECDYRLDHLLELRTRDEPACRRCFWTEWAEMANRVSGITTPVSANALCEHLNSNGFDTVEEIVGLPSDNHPVLTRCRICGRQEAQRPGDIRWGCTCTRNGPSSSPVAGKPRGGRTKNLLADSGNPALTWWDHEGNNAAALQTVTLRARRECQWACPDCGHKFSAKVYEMTDHPECPACRSARDKQWSADYERLKRTPVAEMPELVAAWDDEADPSTVMVAGQGLRRFRCANGHRPRTSPYTYLKSGCQFCRALSETASQSRPTLAQALPEIAGQWHPTRNGTRWTPDSVGPNSKRVVWWLADCCGHEWQEPVGDRNKHKRQRCPECRTILDSLAWVDPGLASEWSSENPVTGWHVRPTAQTAFTPKWVCSVDGGHHWQAPLASRSAGSECPECRQTGKSRVELDHLDAAKQVFTDARSGATVTDPAFATRKSWTVDILAQHGDTKIAIEYDGAYWHAPAPKLLVDQRKTLDLLAAGYRVVRLRENDLPSLNIDDADYLELRVHATTPRPTQVMADIASWLAATEKEAHGATLGAG
- a CDS encoding fumarylacetoacetate hydrolase family protein; translated protein: MSPSNDATPDTLKQAGKVIAVHINYPSRAAERGRTPEQPSYFLKPGSSLALTGGTVERPAGCELLGFEGEIALIIGKTARRVSIEDAWSHVGGVTASNDLGVYDLRWADKGSNLRSKGGDGFTPVGPAILNAAEVAPAALRIRTWVNGELAQDDTTADLLFPFSQLVADLSQLLTLEPGDMILTGTPAGASVAVPGDVMEIEVDVPATGATTGRLSTTVIEGTTPLAPFGAQPKIDDKQREEAWGSAEKAGLVPEEEQKTLTPELKAKLESVATATLSSQMRARGLNNVSIDGLTGTKTGRKVVGTARTLRYVPNREDLFKTHGGGYNAQKRAIDSVREGEILVMEARGEKGTGTLGDILALRAQYNGAAAIITDGGVRDYSTVAGFDLPVYCANPHPAVLGRRHIPWDTDITIACGGATVQPGDIIVADDDGVLVIPPAIAEELVEACIVQEHQEEFIAEMVKAGHGVDGLYPMNAAWKEKYEAWAAEQA
- a CDS encoding GntR family transcriptional regulator translates to MNTASATGVDSAGAASKSEQAYAQLKDLILSGDYSPGYRLVLSSIANDMGFSVVPVREAIRRLEAEGLVTFERNVGAAVAGIDPDLYLHTMQTLSIIEGAATALAAPSISTDELAQARDLNRQMREVLDAFDPVRFTQLNTEFHALLYSRCPNPHILDLVHRGWGRLVRMRTSTFRYVPGRAHASVEEHENLLNLIEANAPAADVEAAARAHRTNTLNAFLAQKGQAPSPI
- the hpaE gene encoding 5-carboxymethyl-2-hydroxymuconate semialdehyde dehydrogenase, which encodes MAEHFVPENLPTHIQHFINGKFVDSVNGATFDVLDPVTNQNYATAAAGQKEDIDAAVAAAREAFVNGPWPKMKPRERARILNKIADAVEAQEGRLAEMETFDTGLPITQAKGQALRAAENFRFFADLIVAQFDDAMKVPGSQINYVNRKPIGVAGLITPWNTPFMLESWKLAPALATGNTVVLKPAEFTPLSASLWADIFTEAGVPAGVFNLVNGLGEEAGDALVKHPDVPLISFTGETTTGKTIFRNAAENLKGMSMELGGKSPCVIFADADLDAALDSALFGVFSLNGERCTAGSRILVERPVYDQFCERFAARAKTIVVGDPHDPKTQVGALVHPEHFKKVASYVEIGKTEGRLLAGGGRPEGLEEGNYIAPTVFADVKPDARIFQEEIFGPVVAITPFDTEAEALELANNTKYGLAAYIWTQDLTRAHNFAQNTEAGMVWLNSHNVRDLRTPFGGVKSSGLGHEGGYRSIDFYTDQQAVHITLGKVHTPKFGTDDAAKVDG
- the hpaD gene encoding 3,4-dihydroxyphenylacetate 2,3-dioxygenase; its protein translation is MSVSALNPNPIPTPSIQPPDIVRCAYMELIVTDLAKSREFYVDVLGLHVTEEDDEVIYLRSLEEFIHHNLVLRKGPVAAVASFAYRVRTPEDVDVAEAYYKEMGCRTERRAEGFTKGVGDSVRVEDPLGFPYEFFYTVDHVERLTQRYDLYSAGELVRLDHFNQVTPDVPRGRAYLEDLGFRVSEDIKDSDGVTYAAWMHRKDTVHDTALTGGDGPRMHHVAFATHEKHNIIQICDKMGALRISDRIERGPGRHGVSNAFYLYILDPDDHRIEIYTQDYYTGDPDNPTITWDVHDNQRRDWWGNPVVPSWYTEASLVLDLDGNPQPLVARTDSSEMEVTVGADGFSYTRGDETDYKVGSQL
- the hpaH gene encoding 2-oxo-hept-4-ene-1,7-dioate hydratase, whose translation is MLDKKTIEAVADELLDAKRTRTPVPLLTARYPEMTIEDSYAVQNLWRDRLLDSGRTLAGHKIGLTSKAMQAATGITEPDYGVILDDMVLENGCTLQWDEYTHPRVEVELAFVLGKPLSGPNCTLFDVLDATDYVVPALEILDSRIEMKGRTIVDTISDNAAMGAMVVGGNPVRPKDVDLRWVSALLYRNQGIEETGVAAGVLNHPAAGVYWLANKLAAHGTTLEAGEIILAGSFTRPMWVYKGDSVYADYGPLGTITCRFE
- a CDS encoding HpcH/HpaI aldolase family protein; protein product: MPLRVTPEETFAARLAAGGRQTGMWVCSGSPLVAEICAGAGLDWLLFDAEHSPNGLESLLAQLQAVHGYPVAPVVRPPSGDPVLIKQYLDLGAQNLLIPMVDTAEQAAELVRAVQYPPHGIRGVGSALARASRWNRIDGYLQNAGDSLTLLVQIETAAAVANVAEIAAVDGVDGLFIGPSDLAASMGHLGQQDHPEVVAAVEHCIREIKAAGKPVGVNAFAEATARRYIDAGADFILVGADVALLARGSEALAATYISSADDDARASY
- a CDS encoding MFS transporter, whose amino-acid sequence is MATTANTGPHAGGSTPPKTSTDTRKVAVATLIGTTVEWYDFFIYATAAGLVFSELFFKPAGSEFATLVTFASVGLSFLFRPLGAFLAGHYGDKIGRKAMLVLTLLLMGGATTLIGVLPTHATAGLWAPILLVLLRIIQGISAGGEWGGAVLMSVEHAPRNKRGLFGSFPQLGVPLGMLLASGVTALMTGVISPGDAFLEWGWRVPFLLSIVLIVVGFLVRMSVSESPVFEEIAEKKKQTQMPIVELMKNHWKLVVLAALVFAGNSAAGYMTTGGFILNYSTNPDGPVALDRTDVLLAVSGSAALWFAFTLVSGFMADRIGRKKTYLIGFACLALTVFPLFWLINTGDIWILFLGMALFTVGLGLTYGPQAAWYSEIFPASIRFSGVSVSYALGAIIGGAFAPTIASALVKATGSTTAVSAYLLVMIVLAATATTMLRDRPGIDLSIRNQAEQEVGATIFDKRRGVSTDDAVSASASASAGTAGTRV